One window of Methanobacterium alkalithermotolerans genomic DNA carries:
- a CDS encoding ArsR/SmtB family transcription factor codes for MLRINSEYSSDISQELEELFKALGNINRLLLIYSLSSSEIEKISVSEIAQMMELTQPAASQHLKVLKTAKILDAKKKGNHIYYTFNQRALIKHKKKIDFLFECVLSKCSDLE; via the coding sequence ATGTTGAGGATAAATTCTGAATATAGTTCGGATATATCTCAAGAATTAGAAGAGCTATTCAAAGCACTGGGAAATATTAACCGGCTGTTATTAATTTATTCCCTCTCCTCTAGTGAAATAGAAAAAATCAGTGTTAGTGAAATAGCACAGATGATGGAGTTAACCCAACCTGCAGCATCACAGCATTTGAAAGTACTTAAAACTGCTAAAATACTGGATGCTAAAAAAAAGGGAAACCACATCTACTATACCTTCAACCAGAGAGCACTTATAAAACATAAAAAAAAGATTGATTTTTTATTTGAATGTGTTTTGTCCAAGTGCAGTGATTTAGAATAA
- a CDS encoding THUMP domain-containing protein: MSMALQAQERELNFKESGFPNVILIDLNMDPYQAVDLVRKSPTTVISKVVPIEAVVRTRLDTILEKILLLAGEKLSPENSFRVICDLRGRKYINSPQDVIEMVSTELVEKLNGIIDENDPDWVVQLEVVGENTGLSVLRPGDILKKI, translated from the coding sequence ATGTCAATGGCGCTCCAGGCCCAGGAGAGAGAGTTGAATTTTAAAGAATCAGGATTTCCTAATGTAATTTTAATTGATTTGAATATGGATCCCTATCAGGCAGTTGATTTAGTAAGAAAAAGCCCTACCACTGTTATATCCAAGGTAGTTCCTATAGAAGCCGTGGTTAGAACCAGATTGGATACTATTTTAGAGAAAATATTGCTTCTGGCTGGTGAAAAATTGAGTCCAGAAAACTCTTTTCGAGTGATATGTGATTTAAGAGGGAGGAAATATATTAACTCTCCTCAAGATGTAATAGAGATGGTTTCAACAGAGCTAGTGGAAAAATTAAATGGGATAATTGATGAAAATGATCCCGACTGGGTAGTTCAGCTGGAAGTAGTAGGGGAAAACACCGGCCTTAGTGTACTGCGCCCAGGAGATATTCTAAAAAAAATATAA
- the lon gene encoding endopeptidase La has product MKEMNLNKELPVVVIPDTILLPENNMKLKIGKTTGSEIYSRVAKDDFYGIALAVKESNSNGLYIESDFYQIGTLIKVKNIKEMRDFYQLSVEIIERVKVKELIPDEADYKATYELIPDINDLDTENHAEILKYVRGLVAEISKNFKGSKGYVEQVNKFKDIAQVIAFVFPYVRLNLEEQQEFLEIRSLKKRSLKFLDILIEQKESIQFQMEMAAKFNDEMNKKHRENMLKEQLKAIQEELNDSEGGSGRKDYREMIEESQMPPEVREVALEEVNKLDRQGPHSSEENVIRNYLDLLTSLPWGKTDAKDIDIEAARELLNEQHYGLDKVKDRIIQHLTVMKLKKNKQGSILLLVGPPGTGKTSLGKSIAEALGRKYVRISLGGVKDESEIRGHRRTYLGALPGRIIQGMKRAGEVNPVFILDEVDKIRESYNGDPASALLEVLDPEQNDSFSDHYLEVPYDLSDVFFIATANSLRDIPGPLRDRMEIIEIGSYTSHEKFHIAKYHLIKEVLEDHGLDETQLQIDDQALETIIEKYTREAGVRGVKRQLSAVARVASEKIVLGKVELPYVVKEDMLYDLLGHEITRHDRISENNPPGVVTGLAWTPVGGDILFIEGAFMPGTGKLMLTGQLGDVMKESAKISQSLIRSRLAFNLKQVEFDKKDLHIHVPSGSIPKDGPSAGVALLTTIASLVTGHEVDPELAMTGEISLRGAVLPVGGIKEKVLAAHRAGIKKVILPQDNEKDLDDVPEDVKSEMEFLLVETVEDVLKETLGLDLPKPLFMEMGNNSLAGGAGA; this is encoded by the coding sequence ATGAAAGAAATGAACCTCAATAAAGAATTGCCCGTAGTAGTTATACCTGATACCATATTATTGCCTGAAAATAATATGAAATTAAAAATTGGGAAAACCACAGGTAGTGAAATATATTCCCGGGTTGCCAAAGATGATTTTTATGGAATTGCATTGGCAGTAAAAGAGTCCAATAGTAACGGGTTATATATAGAATCTGATTTTTACCAGATAGGGACCTTAATCAAGGTTAAAAACATAAAAGAGATGAGAGATTTCTATCAATTAAGTGTGGAAATAATAGAAAGGGTTAAAGTAAAAGAGCTTATCCCTGATGAAGCAGATTATAAAGCCACCTATGAATTAATCCCGGATATTAACGATCTGGACACAGAAAACCATGCAGAAATCTTAAAGTATGTAAGAGGTCTGGTGGCAGAGATAAGTAAAAACTTTAAAGGTTCAAAAGGGTATGTAGAACAGGTTAATAAATTCAAGGATATTGCCCAGGTAATTGCATTTGTATTCCCCTATGTAAGATTAAACCTGGAAGAGCAACAGGAATTTTTGGAAATACGTTCCTTGAAGAAAAGAAGTTTAAAGTTTCTGGATATTCTAATTGAGCAGAAAGAATCCATACAATTCCAGATGGAAATGGCTGCCAAGTTCAATGATGAAATGAACAAAAAACATCGGGAAAATATGCTCAAAGAACAGTTGAAGGCTATTCAGGAAGAATTAAATGATTCAGAAGGGGGTTCCGGTAGAAAAGATTACCGGGAGATGATTGAAGAATCCCAGATGCCTCCGGAAGTAAGAGAAGTAGCCCTGGAAGAAGTTAATAAATTGGACCGCCAGGGACCGCACAGTTCTGAAGAAAATGTAATTAGAAACTACCTGGATTTACTAACCAGCTTACCCTGGGGCAAAACTGATGCCAAAGATATTGATATTGAAGCTGCCCGGGAATTATTAAATGAACAGCACTACGGACTGGATAAAGTAAAAGACCGTATAATACAGCACCTAACCGTAATGAAGCTCAAGAAAAACAAACAGGGATCCATTCTATTACTGGTAGGGCCTCCAGGAACTGGTAAAACCAGCCTGGGTAAAAGTATAGCTGAGGCTTTAGGCCGCAAGTACGTTAGAATCAGTCTGGGTGGGGTAAAAGATGAATCTGAAATAAGAGGTCACCGCCGAACCTATCTGGGTGCCTTACCTGGTAGAATCATCCAGGGGATGAAACGGGCCGGTGAAGTAAACCCGGTGTTCATACTGGATGAAGTGGATAAAATAAGAGAGTCATATAATGGAGATCCAGCCAGCGCCCTTTTAGAAGTACTGGATCCAGAACAAAATGATAGCTTCTCTGACCACTACCTGGAAGTACCCTATGATTTATCTGATGTGTTCTTCATAGCCACTGCCAACTCCCTGCGAGATATACCCGGGCCTTTAAGAGACCGTATGGAAATTATAGAAATCGGTAGCTACACCAGCCATGAAAAATTCCATATAGCCAAGTACCACTTAATTAAGGAGGTCTTAGAAGATCACGGACTGGATGAAACCCAGCTGCAGATAGATGATCAGGCCCTGGAAACCATCATTGAAAAATACACCAGGGAAGCCGGAGTAAGAGGAGTTAAACGCCAGCTATCTGCAGTAGCCCGGGTGGCCTCAGAAAAGATTGTGCTGGGTAAGGTGGAACTACCCTACGTGGTTAAAGAAGACATGTTATATGATCTCCTGGGCCATGAAATAACCCGCCATGATCGCATAAGTGAAAATAATCCTCCAGGAGTAGTAACCGGACTGGCCTGGACTCCTGTTGGTGGAGACATCCTCTTTATTGAAGGAGCCTTCATGCCCGGAACAGGTAAGCTAATGCTCACCGGACAATTAGGTGATGTAATGAAGGAATCTGCCAAGATATCCCAGAGTCTGATTCGATCCAGACTGGCCTTCAATTTGAAGCAGGTGGAATTTGATAAAAAAGATCTGCACATCCATGTACCATCTGGATCCATTCCCAAGGATGGACCATCTGCCGGTGTGGCTCTTTTAACTACCATTGCTTCACTGGTAACCGGGCATGAAGTGGATCCTGAACTGGCCATGACCGGTGAAATATCCCTGCGGGGTGCAGTTTTACCCGTAGGTGGAATAAAAGAAAAGGTACTGGCAGCTCATCGCGCCGGAATAAAAAAGGTTATCCTGCCACAGGATAATGAAAAGGACCTGGATGATGTGCCAGAAGACGTTAAATCTGAAATGGAGTTCCTCCTCGTGGAAACGGTGGAAGATGTCTTGAAAGAAACCCTGGGCCTGGATCTTCCCAAACCATTATTCATGGAAATGGGTAATAACTCCCTGGCAGGAGGGGCAGGAGCATAA
- a CDS encoding tyrosine-type recombinase/integrase, which yields MDNASLHINNDPYFKNFIKRRNVSSATEIVYSGRLRAFCEFLGKNPSELIKEAQKERSKNLDKYLQDYIENLKKSGKSSNTIINRLDTVKAFYKEYDIDTDFINGIIRPGTDKLVPDEIVSPDQIKEALQLSSLRDKAIILLHTSSGMEATELRNLTYGDFINSIREYLDLKQEDEFKVRYIADELCKRNETIGTWKIKKYRTGRNYVTFNTPECTRAILSYLIDRNRKNKPVKSLNDPLFVNSSNNALNVSAHGSIFKRVNDRANFGYITEKRRFFSSTMLRKYFKTKLYESGADDTLIKTILGQKLDEDINYSDSEIEDLKNKYRHALANLSLEEPEIEHVTPEGYKNLLKKLDEKDKELKKIKTHLEYIKEIIE from the coding sequence ATGGATAATGCATCTTTACATATCAATAACGACCCCTACTTTAAAAATTTCATTAAAAGAAGAAACGTCTCTTCAGCAACTGAAATAGTATATTCTGGAAGGTTAAGAGCATTTTGTGAGTTTTTAGGTAAAAATCCTTCTGAATTAATTAAAGAAGCCCAGAAAGAAAGGAGTAAGAACTTAGATAAGTATCTTCAGGATTACATAGAAAACTTAAAAAAAAGTGGTAAATCCTCCAATACTATTATAAACCGCTTAGATACTGTTAAAGCCTTTTATAAAGAGTACGATATTGACACGGATTTTATAAATGGTATCATACGGCCTGGAACAGATAAACTGGTTCCTGACGAAATTGTATCTCCAGATCAGATTAAAGAAGCATTACAATTAAGCAGTTTAAGAGATAAGGCTATTATTTTACTGCATACATCTTCCGGGATGGAAGCTACTGAATTAAGAAATTTAACTTATGGCGATTTTATTAATTCCATTAGAGAATATCTTGATTTAAAACAGGAAGACGAATTTAAAGTTAGATACATTGCAGATGAACTGTGTAAAAGGAATGAAACCATAGGCACCTGGAAAATAAAAAAATACAGAACCGGAAGGAATTATGTTACTTTCAATACTCCTGAATGCACCCGAGCCATTTTAAGTTATTTAATTGATAGAAACCGTAAAAATAAACCTGTAAAATCATTAAATGATCCACTTTTTGTTAATTCCAGCAATAATGCACTTAATGTTTCTGCTCATGGCTCTATTTTTAAACGTGTAAATGATCGGGCTAATTTTGGATATATAACTGAAAAAAGAAGATTTTTTTCTTCCACCATGCTCCGCAAATATTTTAAAACAAAATTATATGAATCTGGAGCAGATGATACTCTGATAAAGACTATTTTGGGCCAGAAGCTGGATGAGGATATCAATTACTCTGATTCTGAAATTGAAGACCTTAAAAATAAATATAGACATGCACTGGCTAATTTATCCCTGGAAGAACCTGAAATAGAGCATGTAACTCCAGAAGGATATAAAAATCTTCTTAAAAAACTTGATGAGAAAGATAAAGAACTGAAGAAAATTAAAACCCATCTGGAATACATTAAAGAAATTATTGAATGA
- a CDS encoding DUF308 domain-containing protein, producing the protein MAEGSNVLLGILAIILGLLVIAFPLFSVFTASVLAGFAIILLGIWLLVQSFGVWSTSKGISIVYLILGLIALVGGIGLFGSILAFSFLASFWLYFAGFFLIISGIMSLFAKEGTMGKGAGGAGVILGILYIILASYAWNPYYLALLIGIWLIIDGVALFFISPSDMVKTPVPPE; encoded by the coding sequence ATGGCAGAGGGAAGTAATGTTTTATTAGGTATTTTAGCAATTATTTTAGGTCTTTTAGTGATTGCTTTCCCCTTATTTAGTGTATTTACCGCCAGTGTATTGGCTGGTTTTGCTATTATATTGTTAGGAATCTGGTTACTGGTACAGAGTTTTGGAGTATGGAGTACCAGTAAAGGAATAAGTATTGTCTATTTAATTCTGGGGCTTATTGCATTGGTAGGTGGAATTGGATTATTTGGAAGCATACTTGCCTTTAGTTTCTTAGCTAGCTTCTGGCTGTATTTTGCAGGATTCTTTTTGATAATTTCAGGTATAATGTCTTTATTTGCCAAGGAAGGAACTATGGGTAAAGGAGCAGGGGGCGCAGGTGTTATATTGGGTATTTTATACATAATACTGGCATCATATGCATGGAACCCATATTACCTGGCTTTATTAATTGGTATCTGGTTAATAATTGATGGTGTGGCTTTATTCTTTATAAGTCCATCAGATATGGTTAAAACCCCGGTTCCACCAGAATAA
- a CDS encoding DUF308 domain-containing protein, with amino-acid sequence MQQKQGSLILILLGIIILAFPVIGVIPFSFLTGVIVSLLGAGLLVGGIIMLREKVGWAIVGIISGILVLILGIGFIVNPSLFSFVASLFVILAGLMFIAAGIATIAGIIDGDNRAGIVTLVIGIIYLIIGSWIADPELLGTLIGIWLLITGFIMLFRNN; translated from the coding sequence ATGCAGCAAAAACAGGGTTCTTTGATTTTAATATTACTGGGAATTATTATATTGGCTTTTCCAGTTATAGGAGTTATACCCTTTAGTTTTTTAACAGGAGTAATAGTGTCACTTTTAGGTGCCGGCCTGCTGGTGGGTGGAATAATAATGCTAAGAGAAAAGGTGGGCTGGGCAATAGTAGGGATAATCTCTGGAATTTTAGTCCTGATTCTAGGTATTGGATTCATAGTCAATCCCTCACTTTTTAGCTTTGTGGCTTCTTTATTTGTAATTTTAGCCGGGCTCATGTTTATTGCAGCAGGAATTGCCACCATCGCCGGTATTATAGATGGAGATAACCGAGCAGGAATAGTCACTTTAGTTATTGGTATAATCTACCTGATTATTGGCTCCTGGATAGCTGATCCTGAACTTCTAGGTACTCTAATTGGAATATGGCTTTTAATCACTGGATTTATAATGCTGTTTAGAAATAACTAA
- a CDS encoding DUF308 domain-containing protein, producing the protein MKESKNVLVGILAILLGLIVILFPLISVFTINVILGVGIIFLGIWIIIQGLKSGSIAAGIATLLLAIFAIMMGIVFIADIKAFEFFTFFALYVVGFFIILAGFTALLSGKGIKEKSIGASGIIIGIVLIFIGSYMDNPLVLAAIMGAFLIIAGIMEIFDLFSANEIKELKE; encoded by the coding sequence ATGAAAGAATCAAAAAATGTTCTAGTGGGTATTTTAGCAATATTATTAGGTTTAATTGTAATTTTATTTCCATTAATCAGTGTTTTTACAATTAATGTTATTTTAGGGGTGGGAATAATATTTTTAGGTATCTGGATTATAATTCAGGGCTTAAAATCAGGAAGTATAGCTGCGGGAATTGCCACCCTGCTACTGGCCATTTTTGCCATAATGATGGGAATAGTATTTATTGCTGATATTAAAGCCTTTGAATTTTTTACCTTCTTTGCATTATATGTGGTGGGATTTTTTATTATACTGGCCGGATTCACAGCACTGCTTTCTGGAAAGGGAATTAAAGAGAAATCTATAGGAGCTTCAGGTATTATAATTGGGATAGTACTGATTTTTATAGGATCTTATATGGATAATCCCTTAGTATTAGCAGCCATAATGGGGGCTTTCTTGATAATAGCCGGCATAATGGAAATATTTGATCTATTTAGTGCTAACGAAATTAAAGAGCTAAAAGAATAA